The following coding sequences lie in one Drosophila sulfurigaster albostrigata strain 15112-1811.04 chromosome 2R, ASM2355843v2, whole genome shotgun sequence genomic window:
- the LOC133836399 gene encoding transcription termination factor 2-like isoform X1 — translation MSTDSEDCTTEDEGNAVAKARGRFDSEEEDELYQSGLSPRTRLSITGVRPQDMGDDSSEIDYSDSDESQSEAGEAALERYRLATDDGAGFPRYTTQFASSIEESLHSTLYLDEQQPRSPRNDSSGSDVLILSNKEEKPIEISSGTDNDGSYLVASPRGSKTRDNSPRNNLRAPQIKFTKLVQPTIKAAMQKAPSNNVHVTPEFYEKESRKLVELRSQLNEAHKLYDQVSHKLPDKGIQIRNRIEGLNRDIAIKSQYVKELNVKKVPQVKISPAPKRSPGDTPDWNHLSDGVNRIQPVHTGSQGLATFNAQKALTLDSLKQLHGSLKDCPRENVLADDPPGLKVKLMNHQKHALAWMFWREQQRPRGGILADDMGLGKTLTMISLVIACKTRCSGAKAGVSSDEDDDMDVGRKNKGSWKSKSRKERTDHPGGTLVVCPASLLRQWEGEVGSKMSSPRLNVYVHHGINRESSAKQLATYDMVVTTYNLVARDDKDKGALFAVKWRRIILDEAHVVRNYKAQSSLAVSALRAKYRWALTGTPIQNKGLDVYALLKFLRCSPFNDLATWKTWIESKNSGGEERLNLLMKSLMLRRTKAQLQLDGKLNNLPKKEVRLIEMSLDTDEMNVYQRVMTYSRSLFAQFLFQRAEKDSDANFIADSRKPTYKQIKDPNGAYYKMHEKFASMAGQSKEVKSHEILVLLLRLRQICCHPGLIDSMLEDGTDYGSSDGFASAEVDLLAQLNKLSINGNSGRGGAEARIAKASQNVLKRSNPVFNLKRPSSKMLKVMEILKKSVLKSKDKAIVVSQWTSVLDIMRDILQKEKIITLSLNGSIPVKDRQSIVDEFNDRRSSKQILLLSLTAGGVGLNLIGANHLILLDLHWNPQLEAQAQDRIYRVGQQKDVIIYKIVCVDTVEQRIKALQDRKLELADNVLTGKVSSKLTIDDLKGLFGL, via the exons ATGTCTACTGATAGTGAAGACTGTACCACAGAAGATGAAGGAAACGCGGTTGCCAAGGCAAGAG GCCGCTTCGACAGTGAAGAAGAGGATGAACTTTATCAAAGTGGACTCTCTCCACGTACACGGCTGAGTATAACGGGAGTGCGACCTCAGGACATGGGCGACGATTCCAGTGAAATTGATTACAGTGACAGCGATGAATCCCAAAGCGAAGCCGGCGAAGCTGCCTTGGAGCGTTATCGGTTGGCCACCGATGATGGAGCTGGCTTCCCGCGTTACACGACACAATTTGCGAGTAGCATCGAGGAGTCTCTGCACTCGACATTGTACCTAGACGAGCAGCAGCCCAGATCGCCACGAAATGATTCATCGGGCAGTGATGTGCTCATATTGAGCAACAAAGAAGAGAAACCAATTGAAATATCCAGCGGCACCGACAACGATGGGAGTTACCTCGTGGCTTCTCCTCGTGGTTCCAAAACGCGCGACAATTCACCACGCAACAACTTACGAGCtccacaaattaaatttaccaaACTAGTGCAGCCGACCATTAAAGCTGCCATGCAGAAGGCGCCATCCAACAATGTACACGTAACTCCAGAATTCTATGAGAAGGAATCTCGGAAGCTGGTTGAGTTGCGCTCTCAGTTAAACGAGGCTCACAAGTTGTATGATCAAGTATCCCACAAGCTACCCGATAAGGGAATTCAGATTAGAAATCGCATTGAAGGATTGAACCGTGACATTGCCATCAAGTCGCAGTATGTTAAGGAATTAAATGTCAAAAAGGTGCCGCAAGTAAAAATAAGTCCAGCACCCAAGAGATCTCCGGGGGATACGCCTGATTGGAATCATCTGTCGGATGGAGTTAATCGTATCCAGCCTGTGCACACGGGCAGCCAGGGATTGGCCACCTTTAATGCGCAGAAGGCACTTACGCTTGATTCGCTCAAG caaCTTCATGGATCCTTAAAGGATTGTCCTCGCGAGAATGTGTTGGCCGATGACCCGCCTGGTCTGAAGGTGAAGCTAATGAATCATCAGAAACACGCACTCGCCTGGATGTTTTGGCGTGAACAACAACGTCCACGAGGCGGCATTCTAGCCGATGATATGGGTCTTGGCAAAACATTGACTATGATATCCCTTGTGATCGCATGCAAGACTCGTTGTAGCGGCGCCAAAGCTGGTGTCAGCAGCGATGAAGATGATGACATGGATGTAGGTCGGAAAAACAAGGGCAGCTGGAAATCAAAGAGCCGCAAGGAAAG GACAGATCATCCTGGCGGCACACTGGTCGTTTGCCCGGCCAGTCTATTGCGTCAGTGGGAAGGTGAGGTTGGCTCCAAAATGTCAAGTCCGCGGCTAAATGTATACGTTCATCATGGTATTAATCGTGAATCGAGTGCCAAACAATTGGCTACCTACGATATGGTCGTTACCACCTACAATCTTGTAGCCAGAGATGACAAGGATAAGGGCGCACTCTTCGCTGTTAAGTGGCGACGCATTATACTGGATGAGGCGCATGTCGTGCGCAATTATAAGGCGCAATCTTCGCTTGCAGTCAGTGCATTGCGAGCCAAGTATCGTTGGGCGCTAACTGGTACTCCCATACAAAATAAAGGGCTTGATGTTTATGCGCTTTTAAAGTTTCTGCGCTGTTCGCCATTCAATGATCTTGCGACTTGGAAGACATGGATCGAGAGCAAGAACAGCGGTGGTGAGGAACGATTGAATCTGCTAATGAAATCATTGATGCTGCGTCGCACCAAGGCTCAACTACAATTGGAtggcaaattgaataatttgccaaaaaaggAGGTTCGATTGATTGAGATGAGTCTGGATACCGACGAAATGAATGTCTATCAAAGAGTTATGACATATTCGCGGTCCTTGTTTGCACAGTTTCTTTTTCAGCGTGCTGAGAAGGATTCCGATGCGAACTTTATTGCAGATTCACGCAAGCCGACATATAAACAGATTAAGGATCCGAATGGTGCTTATTACAAGATGCATGAGAAATTTGCTAGCATGGCTGGGCAGAGTAAAGAAGTAAAATCCCATGAGATATTAGTTCTTCTGTTGCGCCTCCGACAAATTTGTTGTCATCCTGGACTGATAGATTCT ATGCTTGAGGATGGCACAGATTACGGAAGCAGCGATGGCTTTGCTTCCGCAGAAGTAGATCTATTGGCCCAGCTCAATAAGTTAAGCATCAACGGTAATTCAGGACGAGGTGGGGCTGAGGCCCGAATTGCAAAAGCTTCCCAAAATGTATTGAAGCGCAGTAATCCAGTTTTTAACTTGAAACGGCCGTCTTCGAAAATGCTTAAGGTTATGGAAATACTAAAGAAGTCGGTGCTGAAGTCAAAGGATAAGGCTATCGTTGTCTCCCAGTGGACATCCGTTCTCGATATCATGAGGGATATATTGCAAAAGGAGAAGATAATCACGTTGTCACTGAACGGTTCTATTCCAGTCAAGGATCGTCAGAGTATAGTTGACGAATTCAACGATCGACGCAGTTCCAAGCAGATTTTATTGTTGTCCCTCACTGCTGGCGGTGTGGGACTCAATTTAATTGGTGCCAATCACTTAATACTACTAGATCTGCATTGGAACCCCCAGCTCGAGGCTCAGGCCCAGGATCGTATTTATCGAGTTGGACAGCAAAAGGATGTGATTATATATAAGATTGTGTGTGTAGATACTGTTGAGCAGCGTATAAAGGCTTTGCAGGATCGCAAATTGGAACTTGCCGATAACGTGTTAACGGGGAAGGTTAGCTCTAAACTTACCATAGATGATTTGAAAGGACTGTTTGGCTTATAG
- the LOC133836651 gene encoding transcription termination factor 2, giving the protein MSQINESCVEVGNSPIYTGNITYEDKDNRCPLKMVNSGCTSDELVMDVPSTPANIDDSINSECQILAPNNEKLIHINLGSDVEDADETPHGLGNLERVEDEHEAGLVANYASDENAIFVSADIYEREKANFDELVQNTLKAEKRKVQLESQDKYASDLDAAEKDVLQLNARLALMSQYIDNLRVESEQGNKDKPGPSSEAGAEADEKPSWSHIYAGVNRHRHIAGGSVAEFYQHKTNIISGLKTLYEPDGPPPSASEFTIQPKALLVPLLPHQTTGLKWLLWREAQKVSGGILADDMGLGKTLSIIALIVAANENKRLVMPKVKTDFDYKKSFEHQLQLFNKLKTPWKRINILESDSEDEPDVLPPKRPFLPYEEADDERLLLPNDECSYNAGTLIVCPMSVMSQWAAEATTKVKHKELNVHTYHGPDRRAISVSDLRSMDLVITSYNTLVSEWKRFGSDSRLFSSRWERLVLDEAHIIRNTKTVCFGTVTNIKAQHHWALTGTPIQNCALDCFALLKFLSVPNFKDLTLWRRYLNQGIAGHCRMSYLIKPLMLRRTKLQLQLAGEMPALPPLQVKLIDVQLTPAEMNVYQILSAISLRIFAQFLRQREQNNQDLHYYSVQTTPNFIVDEVDSKYKAIYENFLRSIGYDPRERVQGIFILVLFTPITAILLSSGPHGKGEMLCNEFNISADEDDQDELESEYLNINGQGTIEKSTFSAIKSEKNPVKEEDDLKKEECQSGIKYEEDTLHTSMTMATAMKLLNPSNPIFEFKRDSSKLRMVFEILQKLLQETNDKIIVVSQWTSYLAVIKNRLDEMGHETLDFNGKMDASERGESLSEFNNTSNNKRILLLSLTAGGVGLNLNVANHLLMADLHWNPQLERQAQDRIYRYGQKKPSFIYRLMCKDTVEQRIKALQDYKIEISNVVLNPGQALHISGSNGLSLKDLKKIFGMQ; this is encoded by the exons ATGTCCCAAATAAATG agAGTTGTGTTGAAGTCGGAAATAGCCCTATTTATACAGGAAACATAACATATGAAGATAAAGACAATCGTTGCCCTTTGAAGATGGTGAACTCTGGTTGTACGAGTGATGAATTAGTTATGGATGTTCCCAGCACTCCAGCAAACATTGATGACAGTATTAATTCCGAATGTCAAATTTTGGCGCCTAACAATGAAAAGCTAATACACATTAATCTTGGCTCCGATGTTGAAGATGCTGATGAAACTCCACACGGACTTGGCAATTTGGAACGAGTGGAGGATGAGCATGAGGCTGGTCTGGTCGCCAATTACGCAAGTGACGAGAATGCCATATTTGTCAGTGCTGACATTTATGAGCGAGAGAAAGCCAACTTTGATGAGCTTGTTCAAAACACGCTTAAAGCTGAGAAGCGGAAGGTTCAGCTGGAATCCCAAGATAAGTATGCGTCTGATCTGGACGCGGCAGAAAAGGATGTACTCCAGCTAAATGCTCGACTTGCATTGATGTCCCAATACATCGATAATTTGCGAGTGGAAAGTGAACAAGGCAATAAAGATAAACCAGGTCCTAGTTCCGAGGCTGGAGCTGAAGCAGATGAGAAGCCTAGTTGGTCACATATATATGCTGGAGTCAATCGACATCGACACATCGCAGGTGGCAGCGTGGCCGAGTTTTATCAACATAAAACCAATATTATCTCTGGTCTGAAG ACGCTCTATGAACCCGACGGGCCTCCGCCCAGTGCATCCGAGTTTACCATACAACCAAAGGCGCTGCTTGTGCCGCTGCTGCCACATCAGACCACGGGCCTTAAGTGGTTGTTGTGGCGCGAAGCTCAGAAAGTCAGTGGTGGCATATTGGCTGACGACATGGGGTTGGGTAAAACACTAAGCATAATAGCGCTGATCGTGGCAGCCAACGAAAATAAGCGACTGGTTATGCCTAAAGTCAAAACCGACTTTGATTATAAGAAATCGTTTGAACATCAACTACAGCTGTTCAATAAACTTAAAACACCTTGGAAACGCATTAATATTCTCGAGAGCGATAGCGAAGATGAACCAGATGTATTACCACCCAAGCGCCCATTTCTGCCATACGAAGAAGCTGATGATGAGCGTCTTCTGTTGCCTAACGACGAGTGCTCTTACAATGCCGGCACCCTTATTGTCTGTCCCATGAGCGTGATGTCGCAGTGGGCTGCCGAGGCAACCACCAAGGTGAAGCACAAGGAACTTAACGTGCACACGTATCATGGACCAGATCGTCGTGCCATTAGTGTCTCAGACTTGCGCAGTATGGATCTGGTCATCACATCTTACAACACTCTTGTCTCTGAATGGAAGCGTTTTGGCAGCGACTCGCGGCTGTTCAGCTCACGTTGGGAACGTTTGGTGCTTGATGAGGCGCACATCATACGAAACACGAAGACTGTCTGTTTTGGGACCGTCACCAACATTAAGGCCCAGCATCATTGGGCGTTAACTGGAACCCCCATACAGAATTGCGCCTTGGATTGCTTTGCTCTCCTTAAGTTCCTGAGTGTGCCAAATTTTAAAGATCTGACGCTATGGCGTCGCTATCTCAACCAAGGCATTGCCGGTCACTGCCGCATGAGCTATCTGATTAAACCCCTGATGTTGCGACGCAccaagttgcaactgcagttggCAGGGGAAATGCCCgcgctgccgccgctgcaggTGAAACTAATCGATGTACAGTTGACACCGGCAGAAATGAACGTTTATCAAATACTCTCCGCAATATCTTTGAGGATATTTGCTCAGTTCTTGCGGCAACGCGAACAAAACAATCAAGATCTTCACTATTATTCTGTGCAGACCACACCCAACTTTATTGTCGATGAAGTCGATAGTAAATACAAGGCGatatatgaaaatttcttACGCTCCATTGGCTACGATCCAAGGGAACGTGTTCAaggaattttcattttggttcTTTTTACTCCGATTACGGCAATTCTGCTGTCATCCGGGCCTCATGGTAAAGGTGAG ATGCTCTGCAATGAGTTTAATATATCTGCAGATGAGGATGACCAGGACGAGTTGGAAAGTGAGTATCTGAATATCAACGGCCAGGGCACAATTGAGAAGAGCACTTTTAGCGCCATCAAGAGTGAGAAAAATCCAGTTAAAGAAGAAGATGAT ttaaaaaaagaagagtgCCAAAGTGGTATTAAATATGAGGAAGACACACTTCATACATCTATGACAATGGCCACGGCAATGAAACTATTGAATCCAAGCAATCcgatatttgaatttaaacgCGACTCTTCTAAACTGCGAATGGTATTTGAGATACTGCAAAAGCTGCTCCAAGAGACAAACGATAAAATCATTGTTGTCTCCCAATGGACCAGTTACCTAGCTGTTATTAAAAACCGATTGGATGAGATGGGTCATGAGACACTCGACTTCAATGGCAAAATGGATGCAAGTGAGCGAGGCGAGTCGCTAAGTGAATTCAACAATACGAGCAACAATAAGCGCATCTTGTTGCTCTCATTGACTGCTGGCGGCGTTGGACTCAACCTGAATGTGGCCAATCACTTGCTTATGGCTGACTTGCATTGGAATCCTCAGTTGGAGCGCCAGGCACAGGATCGTATCTATCGCTATGGACAGAAGAAGCCCTCGTTTATTTATCGCCTTATGTGCAAAGACACTGTGGAGCAACGTATTAAGGCTCTCCAGgattacaaaattgaaatttcgaATGTGGTCTTAAATCCTGGTCAAGCATTGCATATCTCTGGTAGCAATGGTCTTTCATTGAAGGACCTGAAAAAGATTTTTGGTATGCAATAA
- the LOC133836400 gene encoding baculoviral IAP repeat-containing protein 5, with amino-acid sequence MHTTSTHDPRLDAFSKLNLLEKSRVDSFKDWPFPSNSTCSIAKMAEAGFYWTGTKRENDTATCFVCGKTLDGWESDDDPWKEHLKHAPQCEFVKLSCPEKDMTVDQFLKIFGTVVKNNIEKNIKNFKIKFLKDSEAKLNEFISKQP; translated from the exons ATGCATACAACTTCAACGCACGATCCAAGGCTTGATGCATTTAGCAAACTTAACCTATTGGAGAAAAGTCGCGTCGACAGTTTTAAGGACTGGCCTTTTCCATCAAACTCAACATGCAGCATTGCCAAG ATGGCTGAGGCGGGATTCTACTGGACAGGCACGAAACGGGAAAACGACACAGCCACATGTTTTGTATGCGGCAAAACACTTGACGGCTGGGAGTCCGACGACGATCCTTGGAAGGAGCATCTGAAGCATGCGCCACAATGCGAGTTTGTAAAATTGAGCTGCCCGGAGAAAGATATGACT GTGGatcaatttcttaaaatatttggaaCCGTCGTCAAAAATAACATAGAAAAGAAcataaagaattttaaaataaaattcttgaaaGATAGCGAAGCCAAACTGAACGAGTTCATAAGCAAACAACCCTAA
- the LOC133836399 gene encoding transcription termination factor 2-like isoform X2, translated as MSTDSEDCTTEDEGNAVAKARGRFDSEEEDELYQSGLSPRTRLSITGVRPQDMGDDSSEIDYSDSDESQSEAGEAALERYRLATDDGAGFPRYTTQFASSIEESLHSTLYLDEQQPRSPRNDSSGSDVLILSNKEEKPIEISSGTDNDGSYLVASPRGSKTRDNSPRNNLRAPQIKFTKLVQPTIKAAMQKAPSNNVHVTPEFYEKESRKLVELRSQLNEAHKLYDQVSHKLPDKGIQIRNRIEGLNRDIAIKSQYVKELNVKKVPQVKISPAPKRSPGDTPDWNHLSDGVNRIQPVHTGSQGLATFNAQKALTLDSLKQLHGSLKDCPRENVLADDPPGLKVKLMNHQKHALAWMFWREQQRPRGGILADDMGLGKTLTMISLVIACKTRCSGAKAGVSSDEDDDMDVGRKNKGSWKSKSRKENHPGGTLVVCPASLLRQWEGEVGSKMSSPRLNVYVHHGINRESSAKQLATYDMVVTTYNLVARDDKDKGALFAVKWRRIILDEAHVVRNYKAQSSLAVSALRAKYRWALTGTPIQNKGLDVYALLKFLRCSPFNDLATWKTWIESKNSGGEERLNLLMKSLMLRRTKAQLQLDGKLNNLPKKEVRLIEMSLDTDEMNVYQRVMTYSRSLFAQFLFQRAEKDSDANFIADSRKPTYKQIKDPNGAYYKMHEKFASMAGQSKEVKSHEILVLLLRLRQICCHPGLIDSMLEDGTDYGSSDGFASAEVDLLAQLNKLSINGNSGRGGAEARIAKASQNVLKRSNPVFNLKRPSSKMLKVMEILKKSVLKSKDKAIVVSQWTSVLDIMRDILQKEKIITLSLNGSIPVKDRQSIVDEFNDRRSSKQILLLSLTAGGVGLNLIGANHLILLDLHWNPQLEAQAQDRIYRVGQQKDVIIYKIVCVDTVEQRIKALQDRKLELADNVLTGKVSSKLTIDDLKGLFGL; from the exons ATGTCTACTGATAGTGAAGACTGTACCACAGAAGATGAAGGAAACGCGGTTGCCAAGGCAAGAG GCCGCTTCGACAGTGAAGAAGAGGATGAACTTTATCAAAGTGGACTCTCTCCACGTACACGGCTGAGTATAACGGGAGTGCGACCTCAGGACATGGGCGACGATTCCAGTGAAATTGATTACAGTGACAGCGATGAATCCCAAAGCGAAGCCGGCGAAGCTGCCTTGGAGCGTTATCGGTTGGCCACCGATGATGGAGCTGGCTTCCCGCGTTACACGACACAATTTGCGAGTAGCATCGAGGAGTCTCTGCACTCGACATTGTACCTAGACGAGCAGCAGCCCAGATCGCCACGAAATGATTCATCGGGCAGTGATGTGCTCATATTGAGCAACAAAGAAGAGAAACCAATTGAAATATCCAGCGGCACCGACAACGATGGGAGTTACCTCGTGGCTTCTCCTCGTGGTTCCAAAACGCGCGACAATTCACCACGCAACAACTTACGAGCtccacaaattaaatttaccaaACTAGTGCAGCCGACCATTAAAGCTGCCATGCAGAAGGCGCCATCCAACAATGTACACGTAACTCCAGAATTCTATGAGAAGGAATCTCGGAAGCTGGTTGAGTTGCGCTCTCAGTTAAACGAGGCTCACAAGTTGTATGATCAAGTATCCCACAAGCTACCCGATAAGGGAATTCAGATTAGAAATCGCATTGAAGGATTGAACCGTGACATTGCCATCAAGTCGCAGTATGTTAAGGAATTAAATGTCAAAAAGGTGCCGCAAGTAAAAATAAGTCCAGCACCCAAGAGATCTCCGGGGGATACGCCTGATTGGAATCATCTGTCGGATGGAGTTAATCGTATCCAGCCTGTGCACACGGGCAGCCAGGGATTGGCCACCTTTAATGCGCAGAAGGCACTTACGCTTGATTCGCTCAAG caaCTTCATGGATCCTTAAAGGATTGTCCTCGCGAGAATGTGTTGGCCGATGACCCGCCTGGTCTGAAGGTGAAGCTAATGAATCATCAGAAACACGCACTCGCCTGGATGTTTTGGCGTGAACAACAACGTCCACGAGGCGGCATTCTAGCCGATGATATGGGTCTTGGCAAAACATTGACTATGATATCCCTTGTGATCGCATGCAAGACTCGTTGTAGCGGCGCCAAAGCTGGTGTCAGCAGCGATGAAGATGATGACATGGATGTAGGTCGGAAAAACAAGGGCAGCTGGAAATCAAAGAGCCGCAAGGAAA ATCATCCTGGCGGCACACTGGTCGTTTGCCCGGCCAGTCTATTGCGTCAGTGGGAAGGTGAGGTTGGCTCCAAAATGTCAAGTCCGCGGCTAAATGTATACGTTCATCATGGTATTAATCGTGAATCGAGTGCCAAACAATTGGCTACCTACGATATGGTCGTTACCACCTACAATCTTGTAGCCAGAGATGACAAGGATAAGGGCGCACTCTTCGCTGTTAAGTGGCGACGCATTATACTGGATGAGGCGCATGTCGTGCGCAATTATAAGGCGCAATCTTCGCTTGCAGTCAGTGCATTGCGAGCCAAGTATCGTTGGGCGCTAACTGGTACTCCCATACAAAATAAAGGGCTTGATGTTTATGCGCTTTTAAAGTTTCTGCGCTGTTCGCCATTCAATGATCTTGCGACTTGGAAGACATGGATCGAGAGCAAGAACAGCGGTGGTGAGGAACGATTGAATCTGCTAATGAAATCATTGATGCTGCGTCGCACCAAGGCTCAACTACAATTGGAtggcaaattgaataatttgccaaaaaaggAGGTTCGATTGATTGAGATGAGTCTGGATACCGACGAAATGAATGTCTATCAAAGAGTTATGACATATTCGCGGTCCTTGTTTGCACAGTTTCTTTTTCAGCGTGCTGAGAAGGATTCCGATGCGAACTTTATTGCAGATTCACGCAAGCCGACATATAAACAGATTAAGGATCCGAATGGTGCTTATTACAAGATGCATGAGAAATTTGCTAGCATGGCTGGGCAGAGTAAAGAAGTAAAATCCCATGAGATATTAGTTCTTCTGTTGCGCCTCCGACAAATTTGTTGTCATCCTGGACTGATAGATTCT ATGCTTGAGGATGGCACAGATTACGGAAGCAGCGATGGCTTTGCTTCCGCAGAAGTAGATCTATTGGCCCAGCTCAATAAGTTAAGCATCAACGGTAATTCAGGACGAGGTGGGGCTGAGGCCCGAATTGCAAAAGCTTCCCAAAATGTATTGAAGCGCAGTAATCCAGTTTTTAACTTGAAACGGCCGTCTTCGAAAATGCTTAAGGTTATGGAAATACTAAAGAAGTCGGTGCTGAAGTCAAAGGATAAGGCTATCGTTGTCTCCCAGTGGACATCCGTTCTCGATATCATGAGGGATATATTGCAAAAGGAGAAGATAATCACGTTGTCACTGAACGGTTCTATTCCAGTCAAGGATCGTCAGAGTATAGTTGACGAATTCAACGATCGACGCAGTTCCAAGCAGATTTTATTGTTGTCCCTCACTGCTGGCGGTGTGGGACTCAATTTAATTGGTGCCAATCACTTAATACTACTAGATCTGCATTGGAACCCCCAGCTCGAGGCTCAGGCCCAGGATCGTATTTATCGAGTTGGACAGCAAAAGGATGTGATTATATATAAGATTGTGTGTGTAGATACTGTTGAGCAGCGTATAAAGGCTTTGCAGGATCGCAAATTGGAACTTGCCGATAACGTGTTAACGGGGAAGGTTAGCTCTAAACTTACCATAGATGATTTGAAAGGACTGTTTGGCTTATAG
- the LOC133837049 gene encoding transketolase-like protein 2, which yields MSYHKPEAKTVQDLKDVAHKLRIHSINATEASKSGHPTSCSSLAEIMSVLFFQQMRLNLKHPRDPSSDRFILSKGHAAPILYAAWAEAGLFPIDELKNLRKIDSDLEGHPTPRLNFIDVGTGSLGQGVAVGAGMAYVGKNFDKADYRTYVVVGDGESAEGSVWESLHFAGHYGLDNLCVIFDVNRLGQSEATSLQHKMDVYRDRLEAFGFNALVVDGHDIEELCKALHCAESTKNKPTAIIAKTFKGKDFPQIEDKDSWHGKPLGDKASTVVKHLEGLIVNPNVKLSPKKICKIALAPEVDITNVKLCTPPNYKLGDSVATRLAYGTALAKIAANNDRVIALDGDTKNSTFSDKLRNAYPERYIECFIAEQNLVGVAIGTACRRRTVAFVSTFATFFTRAFDQIRMGAISQTNVNFVGSHCGCSIGEDGPSQMGLEDVAMFRTIPGSTIFYPSDAVSTERAVELAANTKGVCFIRTSRPNTAVIYNNDEPFTVGKGKIVRQKPSDEVLLIGAGITLYECLTAAEQLEKECITARVIDPFTVKPLDVDLIVEQGKQCGGRIVVVEDHYQQGGLGEAVLSALAEHRNFVVKHLYVPTVPRSGPPAVLIDMFGISARNIVCAVNSILKK from the exons ATGTCGTATCACAAGCCAGAAGCCAAAACCGTGCAGGATTTGAAAGATGTTGCGCATAAATTGCGTATTCATTCCATTAACGCCACGGAAGCCTCGAAGTCTGG CCATCCAACATCATGCAGCTCCTTGGCAGAGATCATGTCTGTGCTGTTCTTCCAGCAGATGCGTTTGAACCTGAAGCATCCCCGTGATCCATCCAGCGATCGTTTTATCCTCTCCAAAGGACACGCTGCACCCATTCTGTATGCTGCTTGGGCCGAGGCTGGTCTATTCCCTATTGACGAGTTGAAGAATTTGCGCAAGATCGACAGCGATCTCGAGGGTCATCCCACGCCGCGCCTGAATTTCATTGATGTGGGTACCGGTTCTCTGGGCCAAGGTGTTGCTGTGGGTGCTGGCATGGCTTATGTTGGCAAGAACTTCGATAAGGCTGACTATCGCACATATGTTGTAGTGGGTGATGGCGAATCCGCTGAGGGATCTGTGTGGGAGTCGCTCCACTTTGCCGGTCACTATGGATTGGACAACTTGTGCGTGATCTTTGATGTGAATCGTCTGGGACAATCGGAGGCTACCTCGCTGCAGCACAAAATGGACGTGTATCGTGATCGTCTGGAGGCCTTTGGCTTTAATGCACTCGTCGTCGATGGTCATGATATCGAGGAGCTGTGCAAGGCGCTCCACTGTGCCGAAAGCACAAAGAATAAGCCCACTGCCATCATTGCCAAGACGTTCAAGGGCAAGGATTTCCCTCAGATTGAGGATAAGGATAGCTGGCATGGCAAGCCTCTGGGCGATAAGGCGTCTACTGTTGTCAAACACCTGGAGGGTCTGATTGTCAACCCTAACGTCAAATTGTCGCCTAAAAAGATATGCAAAATTGCACTGGCTCCCGAAGTGGACATCACCAATGTGAAACTGTGCACTCCTCCCAACTACAAGCTGGGCGACTCGGTGGCTACACGCTTGGCCTACGGCACGGCGCTGGCCAAGATTGCGGCGAATAATGATCGTGTTATTGCCCTGGATGGCGACACAAAGAATTCAACGTTTTCGGATAAGTTGCGTAACGCTTACCCCGAGCGTTACATTGAATGCTTCATTGCTGAGCAGAATCTGGTGGGCGTAGCCATTGGCACCGCCTGTCGTCGTCGCACGGTGGCCTTCGTTTCCACATTTGCTACCTTCTTTACGCGAGCATTTGACCAGATCCGCATGGGTGCCATTTCGCAGACGAATGTGAACTTTGTGGGCTCCCATTGTGGTTGCAGCATTGGCGAGGACGGACCTTCGCAGATGGGTCTCGAGGATGTGGCCATGTTCCGCACCATTCCCGGCAGCACAATCTTTTATCCCTCGGATGCCGTGAGCACCGAACGCGCCGTCGAACTGGCGGCAAACACCAAGGGCGTCTGCTTTATCCGCACATCGCGTCCCAATACCGCTGTCATCTACAACAACGATGAGCCATTCACCGTGGGAAAGGGCAAGATTGTCCGCCAGAAGCCATCCGACGAGGTGCTCCTCATTGGCGCTGGCATCACTCTGTATGAGTGTCTGACTGCTGCTGAGCAGCTGGAGAAGGAGTGTATTACGGCGCGTGTGATTGATCCTTTCACTGTGAAGCCGCTGGATGTGGACCTGATTGTGGAGCAGGGCAAACAGTGTGGCGGACGTATCGTTGTCGTCGAAGATCATTACCA GCAAGGAGGACTCGGTGAGGCTGTACTCAGCGCTCTGGCTGAGCATCGCAATTTTGTGGTTAAGCATCTGTATGTGCCCACTGTTCCCCGCTCTGGACCCCCCGCTGTTCTCATTGACATGTTCGGCATCTCTGCTCGAAACATTGTCTGTGCCGTCAATAGCATCTTGAAGAAGTGA